Genomic window (Candidatus Bathyarchaeota archaeon):
TGGCGCTGAAATAGGTCAGAACCCAAAGATACTCTCAGAAGTTGTTGAAAAAGCGAAAGCAGCAATAAACAAACCCCTAATCGTAAAGTTATCACCCAACGTTGCAGATATTTCGGTTTTGGCGCAGGCAGCAGTTCAAGCAGGAGCAGACGCCCTGACAGCTGTAAACACGCTAAAAGCCATGGCAATTGACAGCGACACTATGCTTCCCATCTTAAGCAACCTAAAAGGCGGCTTGTCAGGTCCAGCAATCAAACCCGTGGCGTTGCGGTGTGTTTGGGACATCGCCGAAGCGTTGAACGTGCCAATCATCGGTTGTGGTGGAGTAACAGATTGGCGTGACGCCGTAGAATTCTTCTTAGCGGGCGCTTGTGCAGTGCAGGTTGGCACGGCTGTTGCGTTTGAGGACACAGATGTTTTCCAAGCCATCAATAAAGGAGTAGAAACGTACTTGAGAAGAAAAAATTATAGGAGTGTAAGAGACATTGTCGGGCTCGCTCACCGCAAGTAACACGTTAAGAACAACAACAATTGTGCAAATCAAAGATGAAAGCCCAACCGTAAAGACTTTCGTGCTACCTGACCGTTTATGCTGTAAAGCCAAGCCAGGCCAGTTTTTGATGCTCTGGATTCCAGGAATCGACGAGATTCCTCTGAGCATTCTGGATGCTTCAAACGGGTTAGTTTCTGTTTCAGTTAAGGCTGTTGGGGATGCAACTAGGCACATGCATGAGTTGGAGGCTAGCGCAACCGTGGGCGTTCGTGGACCCTTTGGAACCAGTTTTACTTTAAGCCGCGGCAAAGTTCTGCTTGTTGGCGGAGGAACAGGGACAGCGCCTTTACTGTTTTTGGCTCGGCAATTAGCAGAGAAGACGGAGCGGCTCTCGTTTGTTGAAGGCGCCAAGACAAAAGATGAGTTACTGTTTGTGCGTGAACTTGGCGAC
Coding sequences:
- a CDS encoding dihydroorotate dehydrogenase, which gives rise to MESSLLSTVFAGLMLKNPTMLASGVLGYSTESLQRVVRGGAGAVVTKSVGIEPRIGYANPTVVQAESGLINAMGLPNPGINVYSEEIRFCKTVLKVPLIVSVFGYSAEEYATVAKKAVEAGADAVELNVSCPHVKQTGAEIGQNPKILSEVVEKAKAAINKPLIVKLSPNVADISVLAQAAVQAGADALTAVNTLKAMAIDSDTMLPILSNLKGGLSGPAIKPVALRCVWDIAEALNVPIIGCGGVTDWRDAVEFFLAGACAVQVGTAVAFEDTDVFQAINKGVETYLRRKNYRSVRDIVGLAHRK
- a CDS encoding dihydroorotate dehydrogenase electron transfer subunit; protein product: MSGSLTASNTLRTTTIVQIKDESPTVKTFVLPDRLCCKAKPGQFLMLWIPGIDEIPLSILDASNGLVSVSVKAVGDATRHMHELEASATVGVRGPFGTSFTLSRGKVLLVGGGTGTAPLLFLARQLAEKTERLSFVEGAKTKDELLFVRELGDICKEKNLITTTEDGTAGLQCLVTEPLANLLDREKFDMIYTCGPEVMVKKIFEMTEARKLPLEASLERLMRCGIGLCGSCVIGKYRVCHDGPVFTAAQLREVKEELGISKLGFDGSRIPV